The Ziziphus jujuba cultivar Dongzao chromosome 5, ASM3175591v1 genome segment AGAAAATGAAATGGATTGAGAATATTCTGTTACCAATTTTCAAATGGGTGAGTAGTAATTTCTGTTACTGATTTTGCTTTTTGTCATTATTGTAATAGTCATCAACTTagctataaattttaattagaatatctaattttttcaatttttatattaaaattttaaaaatgaaccaTTTAATagttgtatttaaattattatataacatATAGATTCTATTGATAATCGTTCAGCAATAATGACAAATAGTACAAATAACATTTTAGTTTGTAGTActgttgtatatgtatatatagtatgATGTAGCCTATTTTCATTCCATTTCATCCAATTCGTAAAAATGATAGTGACCAATTCAAGATTAGACAGagtaattcataaaaataaaagtgaccATCTCCAAGATAGAATAAGCGACTGATCAAGAAAGTGTGGGAGAGCTTCATAGTCACGGTAGCAGTAATGCATGGGAAATTGGACCAAGAACATCGTCTCAACGTACGGCCACGTCGACTACTAAGTTATTCAAGAACAAAAAGCTGGCTATCGATTTGTTTGATAACAAGTTTGTTGTGGTGAGAGAATTAACGACAACACGGCAATGCCTGAAATTGAAATATCCTTGGAACCTAGTTTTTCGTTCAGTCGTTGGGATGAGGGAGCCTGTGTTGGATCTTTTTAACAGCAAGTTTATTGTCGAGAATCAAGAATTGCAAAGCACTGTTAACAGCCAGCGAAACATGATGGAAAGGCCCACCACTACTTTGCAGGTCTTTTATTTCGTTGGACTAGGATGCAATTCTTGGATTTTCTTGATAGCGAGTTCGTTGTCATGAGGGAATCAAGAGCCCTGAATTTGAAAATGTTGATACTCTGTTGTCGGAATTAGGTAGTTTACTTTGTTCGACTAGAAACCGTTATTGGATTCTTTCAACGACAAGTTCGTTGTCAGAGAACCAAGAACTGCATATGAAAACACAAGGCTTGAAATATGTCATCGGCGACGTTGCTTGTAGTTCACTCAACAATGGTACTCTGTTCTCTTCGGCTAGGATTGGGAAGCCGTCGTTGGATTCTTTCATCGACAAGTTCATTGTCGGAGAACCAAAAATGCATATGAAGACGCAAGGCTTGAAAATGTCCACGACCACGTTGCTTATAGTTCACTCGAGAAATTGGAATATCAGCCACCAGCAACATGTTGATTTTGAGCCACCCATCAAGTACTTCACAGAAAAAGTGGCAGCGCAAAAGTACACTCTGTATATCATCAGCAGAAAAAAGGAGTTCCATAGTGACTACCATTTGATTAGCCCATTTGAAGCTGTGAGGCTTAATTTGAATCTGTGCCTGCAATGTTTGGGTCCTGCTTCTAGAttacattaaatttataattaaaaaaagttaaaagtttATCATGCTTCTAGATTGTAAGAATATGCGTAATGATAAATCGTAAGCTAtgcaaaatatttatctatacaaataatgaaatatatttttataaaatatattaagttattgattgttttatttttattttgttttacgcGAGAATTTAAATTTGAGTGCGAGtgttaaaagataaatatagaTGTAATTTTAGCGACAAGTAAGGATGTTATTTACGAAGCAACCCTGAACCTAATtcttaaatcaattttataactGTCAAAATAACACCAAATTGACCTATACATTTTGTCTGCTTAAACACCACAATGCAAAACTTTCAGTTTACCACTTCTCCATTTacacatgaaaaaataaaaataaaaacacacacacacacacacacacacagagaataaaataaaataaaaagaaactagGAATTTGTGACAGGAAACAGATCCTCATTCGTATGCAAAAAGCAtttccaataataaaattggtCGCGGAGTTTGGCGGACTCGATGGCATGTAAGTCATGCCGTTATTCTTTGTCTTGTTGAAAAAAACCTTAATACCCTTAACAATTGCACCTTCAAATGCCAAATGAGTACGACGGTCCTATGGGTACCACCACTCCCTTGTTCCTGATTGAATCCTTTCACCTCAAAAATCATTTCTTACCTTTTCTTATAGGAACACAGCTTTCGGTCTTTCGGTGAAAAGCTCTATTAAGGGATCATTCTCCACCTATGCTCATTGCTCACTATCACTCACAACACTAAAGGTACAGAAACCAAAACAATGCACAAAGGAAACCTAACATTTTTAGGAACAGGTATTATGGGGGAACGCGTGTCCAACTTACCAAGTGATACAGACAAACTTTTGGTGGCACAGAACAAAGAGTTTCTGACATGGTAGAGAAGGGGGCTTAGAACAAGAAATGTTCGCACCTACAGAGAGAAAGCGGGAAAAGATGTAAAAAGCGCAACTCAATGAGCAAATGGAGCAACGGCTGTATCCTAACATAAACACACTGTTTTGAAACTTAAATATTCCCCCTCATACAGACATAAAAAACCTGGTTTCAGACAAAACGATTTCAATCCAGACAGCATTCTGCAGATTTGTCTCAGACACTAACAATACAAAATCATGCAACAAAATTCGCAATAATTTTCAAACCAATGCTAAATAAAGGACCTTATACCTACAAGAAAGAAGATAATAATTATGCCTTCAGAATTAAAACCCTTTTACTACACCCAACCAAAACCCTTTTAAAGGAGATCAGCAACATTTGCCGGCAGCTCTTCAATCACAACATTATAGAACTTCTGGATGTCAAACAGCATCCTCTCATCATCCCTGGTGACAAAATTGATTGCAACACCCTTCCTCCCAAACCGTCCACTACGACCAATTCGATGGAGGTAGTTTTCTGGCTGTGTTGGAAGATCATAATTTATCACCAAAGAAACCTGCTGCACATCAATACCACGGGCCAGGAGATCAGTAGTTATGAGCACACGAGAGGAACCAGACCGAAATTCCCTCATAATGATGTCCCTAGTGTTTTGGTCCATGTCACCATGAGTGGCAGAAACTGTATGATCCCGGCTACGCATCTTGTCTGTGAGCCAATCAACCTTGCGCCTAGTGTTCACAAAGATAACACTCTGGGTAATTGCCAATGTCTCGTAAAGATCACAAAGTGTCTCCAGCTTCCATTCCTCCTTGTCAACATTGACATGGAACTGCTTGATACCCTCAAGGGTAAGCTCATCACGTTTCACCAGAATCCTCACAGGTTTATTCATGAACTTCCTAGTGATCTCAAGTGCCTCAGGTGGCATTGTGGCAGAGAAAACCCCAATCTGAATTTTTGATGGTAGCAGCTGGAAAATGTCATAGATCTGAAAGTAAGAAATAAGATTGTTAATACACAAGATCATAAGCAACACACCAAATAAAAACGCAAGAGATGGTGTGATCATGGAATAGATATAATTTGTTGTATAGATACTCTCCATACAAATGAATACCACATGCAGGAACATCAAATCAaaacatacaaataaaaagaacagTCAGGACCTGATCCTTGAAACCTCGTGAAAGCATTTCATCTGCTTCATCCAACACAAACATCTTGATGTGATCGGGGCGAAGTGACTGCCTCCTCAACATGTCAAAAACACGACCAGGGGTACCAACAACAACATGTACTCCACTAGAAAGAATGCGCTGATCTTCACGAACACTAGTGCCACCTACACATGCATGAACCTTGACACCAAGATAATCACCTAATGCACGCATAACCTTCTCGATCTGTTGAGCTAGTTCTCTAGTTGGAGCAAGAACCAATGCTTGGCAGTCAAGTAACTCATAATCAAGCTGCTGCAAGATTCCAGAGCAGAAAGTAGCTGTTTTTCCAGTTCCAGACTGTGCTTGCTGAATCACATCAAGTCCTTTGCAGAAGGGAACGATCCCCCTTTGCTGAATTGCAGATGGCTTCTCAAAACCTTTAAAATTTGGAAACTTGTAAGTTTCCCAATTTCTCAAAACAATGATTCACATAGATAGAGTGTATAATATTTAACTACACTACAGGATAAATCCTTCATAGTGTGAAATGGCATAAAATATCACATCAACTAAAGCTAAACCATCCATTGCATGCCTAAAAAGAGAAATAAGTCTTGACCACCATATTTgattatgaaaaacaaataagccACAGCAAAATAACCCATAAatcttaaaagaaatattataattCTCTGGAAAtgctaaataaactaaattcaTCTGAGGAGGCACTCTATTACCAAACTTTCTTGATAAAAAGCTACATAAAATACCATATCCAAAAATCTTCAACGTCCAACAAGAAAAGTAAATGAAATACAACATGATTTAATGTACCATATGCATAAATGCCTCTAAGGAGGTTCTCTTGCAATCCCATAGAGTCAAAAGTTTCATAAACCTCATCATATGTTGTGAAGAAATCCTGCCCATCACTGCCAAGTCTGCATACCATCAATttattaaaccaaaaatgagATTTTGTGaccgaaaaacaaaatatatttcataCACAATATATCTATGAGTTGAATAAGGCAAAGAAACTCACAAGTCATTCATTTTTGAATCATATTGACGAGCATCAAACTGGGATCCTTCTGGTGCAAAACTTGCCATGACTACAGATAGAAAAAGAATGCATCAAACTCAAAAACCACATTACCAGAAAGCAAAAGTTCGATTAACAAGTCAAGAAAAATTAACTTGTAAAATAAGTGTCCACATTcgttaaaagtttaaaatcacACTGCAATAAGCAAACTAAGGTCCAGTATTCCCATTAAAAGGAGGCCAATGAAAACTCACAGCTACTATATGaagaattataaaattacaAGTTATTGATATAAAGAGGAAAAGAGGATAGGTAATTGAAAAAAGTTCCTGGCAAATCCGCAAAAAGGTCCACATACATGTCCACAAAGCCTGTAGACATATATGCATGGGCAAGCATGCTAATTATACACAAGGAATTGTACAAATAGGTGCTGGAACTTGTCCTATTACTAGAGGTGGTTTCGACGCTTGCATTACAATGCCAAATTTTCTGGTTATTGCCTACCCACACATCCCAAACCCCATTCTTGCTACCTATTCCACAAAACTCATACActaagggagaaaaaaaaaataataataataataaataaataaaatataacctTGTACAGGTATTAAAACAACATCAACATAACAAACAGAAGCCCAACCTAGTCCAAACATCACAACAAAGCATAGGAAATAGTCCTCTCACATATAACAAGCAAATACAGATCGGATTTTTGAAAACGAATGGGCTTCAACCAAAACCAACTCAATTAAGTGTGGACACAACGTAACTGTATCTCATACAGAAATGCCCTATTCTCAGCGAGTGAtcgaaattcaaattaaaagctttaccaaaaaaaaaaaaaaaggatctaaCTGCGAAGAAGAAGATAAGGTATAGTAAAGTAAAGGAATCCAGAATCAGATGTCAAAGAAGCAAGATAGAGCAGAGCAATGGATGAGAAGCCAAAAACTTGAAAGTGGGGGAGTACCTGAAAGCTATCGATCGTGCGAGAAGGGTTGTCGAAGAGAGAGAGCTTCTTTCCCAAACTCCTCGGATCTCTGGAATTCTGTGTGTTTTTTGAGGAGTTGAGGGAGCGCAACGCAACGCAGACCGCTGAGCAAATTCACAGAGACCagaccaaaccaaaccaaatgcctctctctctctctctctctctgaggaTTAGGGAAATCCGAGGGATCTTTTTGATGCCTCGctttttccattttccaattttgCCCTTTCACCCCTTTTCGCCCCCTTTTTTTCCCCTAACCGACGCCGTTTCAATTCAGTTGCCTAGTTATCCtttctttttattagtttttatttttcatttttggaaaatgatggaaaaattagattgacttgGCTAACATttctatttgatttattatttcttttttcataattGGTCGGTGTTCATTGAATTTGAAGctcaaatttcaaatacatCTACTACAAGCAAGATTCGAGACATGGCTAATGATAATGGAACTTGTTCGTTAAGTAAACGAGGTTAGTACACGGTATAGCAGAAAAACTATAATAATACATATGAAAATTCTCCACCCTTCTTACTTAcatgcattgtttttttttttttttttccccttatgaCTTggattattcttattattattattattattctttcccattataatatatttctaCCATTACAAAATACCATGTTCGATTGCATCACTAAATCTAATTTAAAGATAGCGGTATCTTGTTGAAATTCCATATTCTTATTCCTTGCTCACATCTCCTCTCTTCCTATTCTATTTCTATCATTCCATAGACATGACAGTATAGCCACTCAAAATATGAGATTGGTTTTCATTCTCATATGTCATACATGTCGaggacttttttgttttttttttttatttggataattgCATATATACAAGGTTCGAAAAATCAGTATTGATTGaaatattgagaatttaaaatataaaaatttttataaaaatatattataaaaaattatgaaaatttattttaaaaaataaaattttttattgaaattttaaaattagcttatttaatccatcaattatcaaattgattataaaacttgctaaaatattgaatatatattatatttttcttagtgaattgatttataataagtattAATAATCATAGACAAATtattactaataaaaatatgtcgaaaatacatatatgataaaattatttattaactaaaatatataaaacgattattataattacattatagttcataaatatcatcttaataccacaCATAATATTTTGTTAGTTGAAAATTATCGGTTTCtatctcattttgattttgagatgtgaaatgtgaaaagtagttataaaaaaaaatatctccttttataattttgtatataattattaatatgacaACCATATGGATTTGCATTATTGGTGggctatgtgcataactactactctctgatggttgagtttgaaatggtatccatgagttgctacttgataacattccataaatatttattgaataagggttatgaaaatgacttcgaACCCTCattgatccaaaattcatagaaattaaATCATTTTCTTATTATGACATCTCCATGTATATGtttcatcatttatttattcatatttgtaaAACAGATATTCCCAGCAATAAGATTTTAtaagttcaaaaatataatccataatatttgtatttttgctttatcgatatttaataagtaaaacttattaatgttattcaattcaattcaatgcattctattttacttatatcactaaatatttaaaaggcaattcaaggataaaaaaattatcaataaatttaatttgataaaaaaatttactaaatatcaataatatttatgaatttaaaaaaaaataaaaaaaatccatatatatttccaaaatttcaatggaaattttatggaaatttcagaaatttttatgaaaattatagatatttttttaaccaaatttttaagaatttaatgtagatatttctatagaaattttggtgaaattttaaaaattttaatggatattataaACATGCTATctatttctatttgaaatttaaattttattttaaccttttaaaaattaaaaattttgaaaaatttttggatatttgcatatatatatatatatatatatatatgaatagggCGTTGATTTGAGCGTTTTAACATTTTGCTATTTCGATAAATTCTGAAAGTAGACATTTCAAAGATAGCATATTTTTCTAAAGgagaacaaaattaaaaaactatatataaatatcaattattGCCATTTTAAAAGTAGCAAAACTGCAGgattattttaacaaaaatcatatttatcatttatatgtCAATTCTTAACTAATTCAtgctaaaaattcatttttttcaggaaggaatttattttaaaaaaaaatcaaatttgatttaaatataatcaattattaattatcatatacaaAAAGATTCCACTTAAAATAATCATCAATGATAATGTTCTTATTTTAGGCAGAACTATGCGAAACTCCAGTTGAGATGATCGATAGA includes the following:
- the LOC107435539 gene encoding eukaryotic initiation factor 4A-9, whose translation is MASFAPEGSQFDARQYDSKMNDLLGSDGQDFFTTYDEVYETFDSMGLQENLLRGIYAYGFEKPSAIQQRGIVPFCKGLDVIQQAQSGTGKTATFCSGILQQLDYELLDCQALVLAPTRELAQQIEKVMRALGDYLGVKVHACVGGTSVREDQRILSSGVHVVVGTPGRVFDMLRRQSLRPDHIKMFVLDEADEMLSRGFKDQIYDIFQLLPSKIQIGVFSATMPPEALEITRKFMNKPVRILVKRDELTLEGIKQFHVNVDKEEWKLETLCDLYETLAITQSVIFVNTRRKVDWLTDKMRSRDHTVSATHGDMDQNTRDIIMREFRSGSSRVLITTDLLARGIDVQQVSLVINYDLPTQPENYLHRIGRSGRFGRKGVAINFVTRDDERMLFDIQKFYNVVIEELPANVADLL